Proteins encoded together in one Xenopus laevis strain J_2021 chromosome 6L, Xenopus_laevis_v10.1, whole genome shotgun sequence window:
- the znf484.L gene encoding zinc finger protein 484 L homeolog isoform X1, giving the protein MGVPDPQGKVHLAGKKHKCPDCGKRFSAKSTFNSHKKSHKVGKPFTCSECGKSFTAKGELTRHLRIHTGERPYTCTECGKSFKLNEALQKHKRIHTGEKPYACTECGKRFSMKAALLLHQSIHTGAKPFMCTECGKCFSQRAGLQRHNQIHTGEKWFSCAECGRRFNDKGALQKHQTIHTGEKPFTCPECGKSFSLRQNLQRHTLTHTSEKAFTCTDCKKSFSTKGHLQRHQETHKGEKPFTCTECGKHFSTKESLQIHNKIHTGEKPFSCAECSKCFTTKAELLSHQRRHTREKPYSCKECLQCFTSRSHVSQHQKTHTGEKPFTCTECGKCFSLKSNLTRHEASHTGEKPFLCTECGKCFSLKASLHSHYLMHTGEKPFTCTECGKAFSYMTSLVRHQVLHTGEKPFICTECGKSFPLKGTLQRHQKIHTRE; this is encoded by the coding sequence ATGGGTGTTCCAGATCCCCAGGGAAAAGTTCACTTAGcgggaaaaaaacacaagtgcCCAGATTGCGGGAAAAGATTCTCGGCAAAGAGCACTTTTAATTCTCACAAGAAATCTCACAAGGTGGGGAAACCATTCACCTGCTCAGAATGTGGAAAAAGTTTCACGGCAAAGGGTGAACTTACACGACACCtgagaattcacacaggggaaAGGCCATACACATGTACAGAGTGTGGGAAAAGTTTTAAACTAAATGAAGCCCTTCAAAAACACaagagaattcacacaggagagaaaccttatgcgtgtacagaatgtgggaaaagatttTCTATGAAGGCGGCTCTTCTCCTACACCAGTCTATTCATACAGGAGCAAAACCATTCATGTGTACGGAATGTGGAAAATGCTTCTCCCAAAGGGCCGGGCTTCAGAGACACAACcaaattcacacaggggagaaatgGTTTTCTTGCGCTGAATGTGGGAGACGTTTTAATGATAAAGGCGCTCTTCAAAAACACCAGActattcacacaggggagaaaccattcacatgtccagaatgtgggaaaagcttctCTCTTAGACAAAACCTTCAGAGACACACGCTCACTCACACAAGTGAAAAAGCTTTTACCTGTACAGATTGCAAGAAAAGTTTCTCTACAAAGGGCCACCTTCAGAGACACCAGGAGACACACaagggggagaaaccattcacatgtACCGAATGTGGGAAACATTTCTCTACTAAGGAATCTCTTCAGATACACAACAAAATTCATACAGGGGAGAAGCCCTTCTCATGTGCAGAGTGCAGCAAATGTTTCACTACAAAGGCCGAGCTGCTGTCACACCAGAGAAGACACACAAGGGAGAAACCCTACTCGTGTAAAGAATGTCTGCAATGTTTTACTTCAAGAAGCCATGTCAGCCAACACCAGAaaactcacacaggagagaaacctttcacttgtacagaatgtggcaaatgtttttctttgaagAGCAACCTTACCAGACACGAGGCaagtcacacaggagagaaacctttcctATGTACggaatgtggcaaatgtttctcTTTAAAGGCCAGCCTTCACTCACATTACCTAatgcacacaggggagaaacccttcacatgtACAGAGTGTGGGAAAGCATTCTCTTATATGACGAGTCTTGTCAGACACCAGGTTCTTCATACCGGTGAGAAGCCTTTTATTTGTACGGAGTGTGGGAAAAGCTTCCCGCTGAAAGGTACCCTTCAACGACACCAAAAAATCCACACACGGGAATAA
- the znf484.L gene encoding zinc finger protein 484 L homeolog (The RefSeq protein has 1 substitution compared to this genomic sequence), with translation MGVPDPQGKVHLAGKKHKCPDCGKRFSAKSTFNSHKKSHKVGKPFTCSECGKSFTAKGELTRHLRIHTGERPYTCTECGKSFKLNEALQKHKRIHTGEKPYACTECGKRFSMKAALLLHQSIHTGAKPFMCTECGKCFSQRAGLQRHNQIHTGEKWFSCAECGRRFNDKGALQKHQTIHSGEKPFTCPECGKSFSLRQNLQRHTLTHTSEKAFTCTDCKKSFSTKGHLQRHQETHKGEKPFTCTECGKHFSTKESLQIHNKIHTGEKPFSCAECSKCFTTKAELLSHQRRHTREKPYSCKECLQCFTSRSHVSQHQKTHTGEKPFTCTECGKCFSLKSNLTRHEASHTGEKPFLCTECGKCFSLKASLHSHYLMHTGEKPFTCTECGKAFSYMTSLVRHQVLHTGEKPFICTECGKSFPLKGTLQRHQKIHTRE, from the coding sequence ATGGGTGTTCCAGATCCCCAGGGAAAAGTTCACTTAGcgggaaaaaaacacaagtgcCCAGATTGCGGGAAAAGATTCTCGGCAAAGAGCACTTTTAATTCTCACAAGAAATCTCACAAGGTGGGGAAACCATTCACCTGCTCAGAATGTGGAAAAAGTTTCACGGCAAAGGGTGAACTTACACGACACCtgagaattcacacaggggaaAGGCCATACACATGTACAGAGTGTGGGAAAAGTTTTAAACTAAATGAAGCCCTTCAAAAACACaagagaattcacacaggagagaaaccttatgcgtgtacagaatgtgggaaaagatttTCTATGAAGGCGGCTCTTCTCCTACACCAGTCTATTCATACAGGAGCAAAACCATTCATGTGTACGGAATGTGGAAAATGCTTCTCCCAAAGGGCCGGGCTTCAGAGACACAACcaaattcacacaggggagaaatgGTTTTCTTGCGCTGAATGTGGGAGACGTTTTAATGATAAAGGCGCTCTTCAAAAACACCAGActattcacacaggggagaaaccattcacatgtccagaatgtgggaaaagcttctCTCTTAGACAAAACCTTCAGAGACACACGCTCACTCACACAAGTGAAAAAGCTTTTACCTGTACAGATTGCAAGAAAAGTTTCTCTACAAAGGGCCACCTTCAGAGACACCAGGAGACACACaagggggagaaaccattcacatgtACCGAATGTGGGAAACATTTCTCTACTAAGGAATCTCTTCAGATACACAACAAAATTCATACAGGGGAGAAGCCCTTCTCATGTGCAGAGTGCAGCAAATGTTTCACTACAAAGGCCGAGCTGCTGTCACACCAGAGAAGACACACAAGGGAGAAACCCTACTCGTGTAAAGAATGTCTGCAATGTTTTACTTCAAGAAGCCATGTCAGCCAACACCAGAaaactcacacaggagagaaacctttcacttgtacagaatgtggcaaatgtttttctttgaagAGCAACCTTACCAGACACGAGGCaagtcacacaggagagaaacctttcctATGTACggaatgtggcaaatgtttctcTTTAAAGGCCAGCCTTCACTCACATTACCTAatgcacacaggggagaaacccttcacatgtACAGAGTGTGGGAAAGCATTCTCTTATATGACGAGTCTTGTCAGACACCAGGTTCTTCATACCGGTGAGAAGCCTTTTATTTGTACGGAGTGTGGGAAAAGCTTCCCGCTGAAAGGTACCCTTCAACGACACCAAAAAATCCACACACGGGAATAA
- the XB5897957.S gene encoding uncharacterized protein LOC495453 isoform X2, producing the protein MESLAVPLNDGDSPESEPEILQIKIKEEQSDSEDQLNPMENSAFLLNDGVLQIKTEKEELHLEDHFHSTESSADSLADGGFLEVKIESSEEEEEDSADQLNTNSAVPFSEWENLFYDEESRTTEARIQSKQPNSPTPKTSDFSETQGAALEQSQPRNQMELKGEEPYHCSKCEEQFSSDVYLTVHQHAEKKIDNTHTECGGKNLRKSRSHWKTHTGTNLSLAWKVGKKISKSNIHRLHLKMHSTEKFYPCTECGKQFSLRSNLLVHQKLHTGEKPFTCTECGKRFSQKGNLYRHQTMHTGERPFTCTECGKTFSDQSNLSAHQKIHRGEKPFSCSECGKSFSHKGNLCRHLEVHSEAKQFICPECGKTFAHKSNFKTHIKIHTAEKLFACTECGKMFAHKAVLGRHLEIHKPRKPYPCAVCGKIFAGKCSLLTHQKLHTGESPYSCVECGKIFSAKHSLLAHLKSHTGEKSFTCTQCGKGFSRKSTLQSHYRIHSGEKPFTCMECGKSFSQKSNLQTHYKIHTGEKPFTCMECGRTFSQKSTLLSHYKMHTGERPFSCSECGKSFSHKNKLTLHQKIHTGEKPYACTECGKRFPEKSKLKIHWKIHTREKPFSCTECGKKFSRESNLYFHQKMHTA; encoded by the exons ATGGAAAGCTTGGCCGTTCCACTAAATGATGGGG ATTCcccagagtcagaaccagaaatattacagataaaaataaagGAGGAACAATCAGACTCTGAAGATCAGCTGAACCCAAtggaaaattctgcatttctacTAAATGATGGGG TGTTACAGATAAAAACAGAGAAAGAAGAACTGCACCTTGAAGATCATTTCCATTCAACTGAAAGCTCCGCAGACTCACTTGCTGATGGGG GGTTCCTGGAGGTGAAAATAGAAAGTTctgaggaagaggaagaggatTCTGCAGATCAGCTGAACACAAACTCGGCAGTTCCATTTAGTGAGTGGG AGAATTTATTTTATGATGAGGAGAGTCGCACCACTGAAGCCAGAATACAATCCAAACAGCCGAATAGTCCGACTCCAAAAACCAGTGATTTCTCGGAGACACAAGGTGCTGCCCTGGAACAGTCACAGCCAAGGAACCAGATGGAGCTCAAAGGAGAGGAACCATATCACTGCAGCAAGTGTGAGGAGCAGTTCAGTTCAGATGTGTATCTGACTGTTCATCAACACGCAGAGAAAAAGATTGACAATACACACACAGAGTGTGGCGGGAAGAACTTGAGAAAGAGTCGCTCACATTGGAAAACTCACACGGGGACAAACCTTTCTCTGGCATGGAAAGTGGGGAAGAAAATCTCAAAGAGTAACATCCATCGCTTACACCTGAAAATGCACTCAACTGAGAAATTTTACCCATGTACCGAATGTGGGAAGCAGTTTTCTTTACGGAGCAACCTCCTCGTCCACCAGAAACTGCACACTGGGGAGAAGCCATTCACCTGCACTGAATGTGGCAAAAGGTTTTCTCAAAAGGGCAACCTGTACAGGCACCAAACCATGCACACGGGGGAAAGACCTTTCACCTGCACAGAATGCGGGAAGACATTTTCCGATCAGAGCAACCTCTCTGCACATCAGAAAATCCACAGAGGGGAGAAGCCGTTCTCTTGTTCAGAATGCGGCAAAAGCTTCTCTCACAAGGGCAACCTTTGTAGGCACCTGGAGGTGCACTCAGAGGCCAAGCAGTTCATTTGTCcagaatgtgggaaaacattTGCTCACAAGAGCAACTTTAAGACTCACATAAAGATCCACACTGCGGAGAAACTATTTGCTTGTACTGAATGCGGCAAAATGTTTGCTCATAAAGCCGTCCTTGGGCGCCACTTGGAAATCCACAAGCCACGGAAACCATACCCCTGTGCCGTGTGTGGGAAAATATTTGCTGGTAAGTGCTCTCTTCTCACGCACCAAAAACTGCACACAGGGGAGAGTCCATACTCCTGTGTAGAATGTGGGAAAATCTTTTCCGCCAAACACTCTCTCCTCGCACACCTAAAGAGTCACACTGGGGAGAAGAGTTTCACTTGTACACAATGCGGGAAAGGATTTTCACGGAAAAGTACCCTCCAGTCCCACTACAGGATTCACtcgggggagaaaccattcacctgcatGGAATGCGGCAAATCGTTCTCTCAGAAGAGCAACCTGCAGACACACTACAaaatccacacaggggagaaaccattcacctgcatGGAATGTGGAAGGACTTTCTCTCAGAAGAGCACACTCTTGTCGCATTACAAAATGCACACAGGGGAGAGACCTTTTTCTTGTTCCGAATGCGGGAAAAGCTTCTCGCACAAGAACAAGCTTACCTTACACCAAAaaatccacacaggggagaaaccgtaCGCTTGTACAGAATGCGGGAAAAGGTTTCCCGAAAAGAGCAAACTGAAGATTCACTGGAAAATCCACACCCgggagaaacctttctcttgcacagaatgtgggaaaaagtTCAGCCGAGAGAGTAATCTTTATTTCCACCAAAAAATGCACACGGCATAG
- the XB5897957.S gene encoding uncharacterized protein LOC495453 isoform X1: MLNKNILTQNHREKNQTLNPMESLAVPLNDGDSPESEPEILQIKIKEEQSDSEDQLNPMENSAFLLNDGVLQIKTEKEELHLEDHFHSTESSADSLADGGFLEVKIESSEEEEEDSADQLNTNSAVPFSEWENLFYDEESRTTEARIQSKQPNSPTPKTSDFSETQGAALEQSQPRNQMELKGEEPYHCSKCEEQFSSDVYLTVHQHAEKKIDNTHTECGGKNLRKSRSHWKTHTGTNLSLAWKVGKKISKSNIHRLHLKMHSTEKFYPCTECGKQFSLRSNLLVHQKLHTGEKPFTCTECGKRFSQKGNLYRHQTMHTGERPFTCTECGKTFSDQSNLSAHQKIHRGEKPFSCSECGKSFSHKGNLCRHLEVHSEAKQFICPECGKTFAHKSNFKTHIKIHTAEKLFACTECGKMFAHKAVLGRHLEIHKPRKPYPCAVCGKIFAGKCSLLTHQKLHTGESPYSCVECGKIFSAKHSLLAHLKSHTGEKSFTCTQCGKGFSRKSTLQSHYRIHSGEKPFTCMECGKSFSQKSNLQTHYKIHTGEKPFTCMECGRTFSQKSTLLSHYKMHTGERPFSCSECGKSFSHKNKLTLHQKIHTGEKPYACTECGKRFPEKSKLKIHWKIHTREKPFSCTECGKKFSRESNLYFHQKMHTA, encoded by the exons ATGTTAAACAAGAACATTCTAACACAAAATCACAGAGAGAAGAACCAAACTTTGAACCCAATGGAAAGCTTGGCCGTTCCACTAAATGATGGGG ATTCcccagagtcagaaccagaaatattacagataaaaataaagGAGGAACAATCAGACTCTGAAGATCAGCTGAACCCAAtggaaaattctgcatttctacTAAATGATGGGG TGTTACAGATAAAAACAGAGAAAGAAGAACTGCACCTTGAAGATCATTTCCATTCAACTGAAAGCTCCGCAGACTCACTTGCTGATGGGG GGTTCCTGGAGGTGAAAATAGAAAGTTctgaggaagaggaagaggatTCTGCAGATCAGCTGAACACAAACTCGGCAGTTCCATTTAGTGAGTGGG AGAATTTATTTTATGATGAGGAGAGTCGCACCACTGAAGCCAGAATACAATCCAAACAGCCGAATAGTCCGACTCCAAAAACCAGTGATTTCTCGGAGACACAAGGTGCTGCCCTGGAACAGTCACAGCCAAGGAACCAGATGGAGCTCAAAGGAGAGGAACCATATCACTGCAGCAAGTGTGAGGAGCAGTTCAGTTCAGATGTGTATCTGACTGTTCATCAACACGCAGAGAAAAAGATTGACAATACACACACAGAGTGTGGCGGGAAGAACTTGAGAAAGAGTCGCTCACATTGGAAAACTCACACGGGGACAAACCTTTCTCTGGCATGGAAAGTGGGGAAGAAAATCTCAAAGAGTAACATCCATCGCTTACACCTGAAAATGCACTCAACTGAGAAATTTTACCCATGTACCGAATGTGGGAAGCAGTTTTCTTTACGGAGCAACCTCCTCGTCCACCAGAAACTGCACACTGGGGAGAAGCCATTCACCTGCACTGAATGTGGCAAAAGGTTTTCTCAAAAGGGCAACCTGTACAGGCACCAAACCATGCACACGGGGGAAAGACCTTTCACCTGCACAGAATGCGGGAAGACATTTTCCGATCAGAGCAACCTCTCTGCACATCAGAAAATCCACAGAGGGGAGAAGCCGTTCTCTTGTTCAGAATGCGGCAAAAGCTTCTCTCACAAGGGCAACCTTTGTAGGCACCTGGAGGTGCACTCAGAGGCCAAGCAGTTCATTTGTCcagaatgtgggaaaacattTGCTCACAAGAGCAACTTTAAGACTCACATAAAGATCCACACTGCGGAGAAACTATTTGCTTGTACTGAATGCGGCAAAATGTTTGCTCATAAAGCCGTCCTTGGGCGCCACTTGGAAATCCACAAGCCACGGAAACCATACCCCTGTGCCGTGTGTGGGAAAATATTTGCTGGTAAGTGCTCTCTTCTCACGCACCAAAAACTGCACACAGGGGAGAGTCCATACTCCTGTGTAGAATGTGGGAAAATCTTTTCCGCCAAACACTCTCTCCTCGCACACCTAAAGAGTCACACTGGGGAGAAGAGTTTCACTTGTACACAATGCGGGAAAGGATTTTCACGGAAAAGTACCCTCCAGTCCCACTACAGGATTCACtcgggggagaaaccattcacctgcatGGAATGCGGCAAATCGTTCTCTCAGAAGAGCAACCTGCAGACACACTACAaaatccacacaggggagaaaccattcacctgcatGGAATGTGGAAGGACTTTCTCTCAGAAGAGCACACTCTTGTCGCATTACAAAATGCACACAGGGGAGAGACCTTTTTCTTGTTCCGAATGCGGGAAAAGCTTCTCGCACAAGAACAAGCTTACCTTACACCAAAaaatccacacaggggagaaaccgtaCGCTTGTACAGAATGCGGGAAAAGGTTTCCCGAAAAGAGCAAACTGAAGATTCACTGGAAAATCCACACCCgggagaaacctttctcttgcacagaatgtgggaaaaagtTCAGCCGAGAGAGTAATCTTTATTTCCACCAAAAAATGCACACGGCATAG